The genome window GCCACCAGATCGTTGAAGCCTTCCACCAGTTCCGGCCCGGCAAAGTCGCAGTGGCCCGGCGCCCGGATGGCGCGCTGCACCAGCAGACCGGACTTGCCGTTGGCGGCCACGGCCTTGTTGTAAAGCTGCTCATGCCGGAAGGGCACGTAGAAGTCGCCCAGGGTGTGCAGGGTCAGCACCGGCACGTTGATCTCGCCGCTGACGCGCGGCAGCCAGCGCAGCGCGCCCTGGCGGGCCGGGTTGGCCGCCGGGTCCGCCGTCACGCGCAGGATTGCGTCGTTAAAGGCTTTCTCGGCAACGGTGGGGGTGGCGTCGGTGGTCCAGCGGTAGGTGACGCCCGTGTTGCCGTAAAAGTTCCTGGCCAGGATACCAGTCAGCGTGCCGTCCGAGCCACCAGTGCCCAGCACCGCATTTTGCAGGCCCCCCACGCTGAAGCCCAGGTTGAACACGGGCCGCTCGCCGCCGGTCAGCTGTTTGGCCAGCTCACGCAATTTGGCACCCTGTGCGCTGTTGACCTGCCACAGCGGCCCGGAGGTGTCGGTAAACAGCGCCGCCTTGATGTCAGGCAGCAACTTCTGGAAATCGGACTGCGGGTAGCTGCTGGCCCCGTAACCAGCCATCTGCGCGGCAGCCAGCGTGTAGTCACCCAGCCACTGGAATTCGTATTCCTCGTCCAGCACGCCGCATACCGGCATGGCGGCAGCGTAGTTGACTTTATTCCTGGCGGTGTCCAGCGTTTCTTTTTCCACCGATGCACTCGTCACGTGCCCGCCCATGCTCACGCCCATGATCAGGTACTTGTCGGGTTTTGTCAGCCCGGTCAGTTCGGGGAACTTCAGGGCCAGCGCGTTGGTGTCCTCCACACCGGACTGCACGTCGTAGTAGTTGCTGGAATAGCTGCTCGCGGCCCAGGCGTAGCCCAGTCCCAGCCAGTAGTCGCGCAGCGAAGGGGCCTGCACATTCAGTTTCTCACCGGTTCCTGCGTAACCGTGGGCGTACATCACCAGCTGCTTGTTCCAGTTCGCCGGGATTTCAATGACGTAGGCCGCCTTCCCCTGAAGCCCATCGTAGATGCCCTGATAGATCTTCGCGCCCGTCTTGGCCTCAAAGGTGGGTGTCACCGCCGTAAAGGTGCGCTTGTCCTGCTCGCGGGTCTGGGGCTGGGGCGTGGGCGGGGTCACGGCGGGGCTGCCGCAGCTCGCCAGGGTCAGGGTCAGACCGGTCAGCAGGAGCGACGCCTTGCGGACGGTCTGCAAGCGGGAACGGGAAGAGGTGGAACGGGTCTGTGCAGTCATTGGGCCTCCAGGGCGCGGGCACGAACGATCCCCCATGCCGGCGAGCGGCACAGAGATGGGCATCTGGTGAGTTGAACGCCCGTAATCTAGCGCCCGTGGCCGCTGCCGTGTCAACCTGCCCTGTTGCACGGCAGCGCCGGAGGCGGGAACTTTCCCGCCCCCGCCCCCGTACCCTGGGGGCATGAGACCAAGACGAGGACCGGGATGCGGATGCCTGGGCTGCGGCGGCGGCGGACTGCTGGTGCTGGCGCTGCTAGGCGCACTGGCGTGGTTCGTGGTGATCCGGCCCGCGCAGCAGTTCGTGGCCGGCTTACGGCCCTCCCAGACCCAGGGCCAGCAGACCCAGAACCAGACGCAACCGGTGACCCCGCCGTT of Deinococcus aerolatus contains these proteins:
- a CDS encoding alpha/beta hydrolase, giving the protein MTAQTRSTSSRSRLQTVRKASLLLTGLTLTLASCGSPAVTPPTPQPQTREQDKRTFTAVTPTFEAKTGAKIYQGIYDGLQGKAAYVIEIPANWNKQLVMYAHGYAGTGEKLNVQAPSLRDYWLGLGYAWAASSYSSNYYDVQSGVEDTNALALKFPELTGLTKPDKYLIMGVSMGGHVTSASVEKETLDTARNKVNYAAAMPVCGVLDEEYEFQWLGDYTLAAAQMAGYGASSYPQSDFQKLLPDIKAALFTDTSGPLWQVNSAQGAKLRELAKQLTGGERPVFNLGFSVGGLQNAVLGTGGSDGTLTGILARNFYGNTGVTYRWTTDATPTVAEKAFNDAILRVTADPAANPARQGALRWLPRVSGEINVPVLTLHTLGDFYVPFRHEQLYNKAVAANGKSGLLVQRAIRAPGHCDFAGPELVEGFNDLVAWEKTGQKPAGDDVTTPSVVADPNYGCKYTRTQRDGVALCPVAPPTSN